A region of Halalkaliarchaeum desulfuricum DNA encodes the following proteins:
- a CDS encoding FKBP-type peptidyl-prolyl cis-trans isomerase, whose protein sequence is MTIATGDSVTIEYIGRLTDNTVFDTSREPIAEEAGLAEAQPDREYAPLTVEVGAEQVIEGLEEGLVGLAAGETTTLSIPPEKAYGERSEKHIQEFETNELREMLGGELPEEGELLEAQSGQRGDVIHVDEDVVRVDFNPELAGETLEFEVEVLEVN, encoded by the coding sequence GTGACGATAGCTACTGGAGATTCTGTGACGATCGAGTACATCGGCCGATTAACTGACAATACTGTGTTTGACACCTCACGGGAACCAATAGCCGAGGAGGCTGGCCTGGCGGAGGCACAGCCGGACAGAGAGTACGCGCCACTGACAGTCGAAGTGGGTGCCGAACAGGTTATTGAGGGACTGGAAGAGGGACTCGTCGGCTTGGCGGCGGGCGAGACAACGACACTCTCGATCCCGCCGGAAAAGGCGTACGGCGAACGGAGCGAAAAGCATATTCAGGAATTCGAGACAAATGAGCTTCGAGAGATGCTTGGTGGGGAACTTCCTGAAGAAGGGGAACTGCTTGAGGCCCAGAGCGGTCAGCGAGGAGATGTGATCCACGTTGATGAGGATGTTGTGCGTGTGGATTTCAATCCCGAACTCGCGGGAGAAACCCTCGAATTCGAAGTCGAGGTTCTGGAAGTCAACTAA